A window of the Henckelia pumila isolate YLH828 chromosome 3, ASM3356847v2, whole genome shotgun sequence genome harbors these coding sequences:
- the LOC140888430 gene encoding uncharacterized protein, whose protein sequence is MVGLKRSTSPLVHQIAQICVLREKASFSLLRPLFWVRWSESRERSKTPQLLLSARELRFSINRKYPKTASYLFSIVQKEGESLREYVQRFTQAVHEVPHINHDLLAGIMQQNLHHRKFKESIAGKPPSTLEELLERAEKYIRIEETIEPRYLGKRKREEEKPREGRKEDKRGFQGPRLQQVPLNARLADILVVAEKQGLLQPPRPMKDNPKRLKSDKYCHFHKDKGHSTEDCYSLRTEIEKLIKRGYLKDFVSKSHHQQRDNKTYEDRRNREPPKNHEKQGKHNGDFHENMPTGGVIAVITGGPACEDSNRARKTLLRNASRGNHCPHPNQAQVVCEISKISKEMTFTESDREYPLVEHNDALVVSATISNFWVKKMLVDSGSSADIIFLNAFVKMGIDNAQLTPISTLLVGFSGEVVEALGEITLPLSLGSYPRRVTKMVKFLVVNASSSYNVILGRPSINMFQAIGSTYHMKLKFPTSEGVGEVVGDSRLARECHANILRDSANCKKRSRVDEISTQKRRHPQTDELKNDRIHTIDSEVEKVKHLEATEALKRIEVTPGSPGRTLKIGTEMPAEVEQMITTFLRENTDVFAWEGEPLPGIPHEYALHQLNVDPRMKPVKQKKRSFGAEKNKHITAVVEKLVKTKYIRPVSYPEWLENVVLVPKPGGKWRLCIDFTDLNKACPKDLFPLPQIDLLVDSTAGCELLSFLDAYQGYNQIGLAPEDQEKASFITDQGIYCYEVMPFGLKNVGATYQRLVNKMFEKLIGRSMEVYIDDMLIKSVIALKHVEDLKECFEILRKYKMKLTPKNVLLRFKEENS, encoded by the exons ATGGTTGGTCTGAAACGAAGCACTTCTCCTCTAGTGCACCAGATCGCGCAGATTTGTGTTCTGAGGGAGAAGGCTTCGTTCTCCCTCCTCAGGCCACTATTTTGGGTGAG GTGGTCGGAATCTCGAGAACGAAGCAAAACGCCACAGCTGCTCCTGTCTGCGCGCGAGCTGCGG TTCTCCATTAATCGAAAATACCCTAAGACTGCATCATACCTGTTCTCGATTGTGCAAAAAGAAGGAGAAAGCTTGAGAGAGTATGTGCAACGTTTCACTCAGGCTGTTCACGAAGTCCCGCATATCAATCATGATCTCTTGGCAGGAATTATGCAACAAAACCTCCATCATCGGAAGTTTAAGGAATCCATAGCGGGAAAACCCCCAAGCACCTTGGAAGAATTACTGGAAAGAGCCGAGAAGTATATACGCATTGAGGAGACTATCGAACCACGCTATTTagggaaaagaaaaagagaagaagaaaaacCAAGAGAAGGCCGAAAAGAAGATAAACGAGGATTCCAAGGCCCTCGTCTTCAGCAGGTACCCCTAAATGCGCGCTTGGCTGATATATTGGTGGTTGCGGAAAAGCAAGGTTTGCTGCAACCTCCGAGGCCAATGAAAGACAACCCAAAGCGACTGAAATCTGACAAGTATTGCCACTTTCACAAAGACAAAGGACATTCTACCGAAGACTGTTATAGTTTGAGAACAGAAATAGAGAAGCTGATCAAACGTGGCTATTTAAAAGACTTCGTGAGTAAGTCTCACCACCAACAACGAGACAACAAGACTTATGAAGACCGCCGAAACAGAGAACCCCCAAAGAATCATGAGAAGCAAGGAAAGCATAATGGAGATTTCCATGAGAACATGCCGACTGGAGGGGTTATCGCTGTTATAACCGGGGGACCAGCTTGCGAAGATTCAAATAGAGCAAGGAAGACTCTTCTGCGTAATGCTTCTAGGGGGAATCACTGTCCTCACCCTAACCAAGCCCAAGTCGTGTgtgaaatatcaaaaatatcaaaagaaATGACATTCACTGAGTCAGATAGGGAATACCCTTTAGTTGAGCACAATGACGCATTGGTTGTCTCCGCTACAATATCCAACTTTTGGGTGAAAAAGATGCTGGTTGACTCAGGCAGTTCAGCAGATATCATTTTTCTTAATGCATTTGTTAAAATGGGGATAGACAATGCACAGCTAACGCCCATCAGCACCCTTTTAGTTGGATTTTCTGGAGAAGTAGTGGAAGCACTAGGAGAGATCACACTTCCTCTCTCGCTAGGATCGTATCCGAGAAGAGTTACAAAAATGGTAAAGTTCTTGGTAGTAAATGCATCCTCTTCATATAACGTGATACTGGGGCGCCCGAGTATAAATATGTTCCAAGCCATAGGATCAACCTATCATATGAAGTTGAAGTTTCCAACGTCAGAAGGAGTTGGAGAGGTTGTTGGTGATAGTAGGTTGGCTCGGGAGTGTCATGCTAACATCCTGCGAGACTCAGCCAATTGCAAGAAAAGGTCAAGGGTGGACGAGATATCAACTCAGAAGAGAAGGCATCCACAGACAGATGAGCTCAAAAATGATAGAATACATACTATCGATAGTGAAGTCGAGAAAGTAAAACACTTAGAGGCAACCGAAGCGCTCAAAAGAATAGAGGTAACTCCAGGAAGTCCCGGTAGAACTCTTAAGATTGGAACGGAGATGCCTGCTGAAGTAGAACAGATGATAACAACATTCCTCAGGGAAAATACAGATGTATTCGCCTGGGAAGGTGAACCCTTACCAGGAATACCTCATGAGTATGCCCTCCATCAACTTAATGTGGACCCCAGGATGAAGCCAGTAAAGCAAAAGAAACGATCTTTTGGAGCAGAAAAGAACAAACATATTACGGCCGTAGTAGAAAAACTGGTGAAGACCAAGTATATCAGGCCAGTCTCCTATCCCGAATGGCTAGAAAATGTGGTGCTTGTTCCCAAACCCGGAGGTAAGTGGCGTCTATGCATAGACTTCACCGATTTAAACAAGGCTTGCCCCAAAGATCTATTTCCCTTGCCACAAATCGACTTGTTGGTTGATTCCACCGCCGGATGTGAGTTGCTCAGTTTTTTGGATGCTTACCAAGGGTATAATCAGATAGGTTTAGCTcctgaagatcaagaaaaagcAAGCTTCATTACTGATCAAGGTATCTATTGCTATGAAGTAATGCCTTTTGGGTTGAAAAATGTTGGGGCCACGTATCAAAGATTGGTAAACAAAATGTTCGAGAAATTGATCGGGCGAAGTATGGAGGTCTATATCGATGATATGTTGATAAAAAGCGTTATAGCTCTCAAGCATGTGGAAGATCTCAAAGAATGTTTTGAGATATTGAGGAAATACAAAATGAAGTTAACCCCGAAAAATGTGCTTTTGAGGTTCAAGGAGGAAAATTCTTAG
- the LOC140892552 gene encoding uncharacterized protein: MKELAKLKEDVVRLEASEVRAKEEILRLGGENASIKEELRQWPEKLGVKEKEGETLRSELSALYERHYTEVQTGAGFLSSPPGLQLQRSLEERAVESFCASAAFEEEVFRRAYAIHDELILESRRILREQHVPENVVKMIGPDFPDPDMGLIDMPRVAAPLDDFGDFEIIESLNSLQGDDAPGVP; the protein is encoded by the coding sequence ATGAAGGAGTTGGCCAAACTGAAGGAAGATGTTGTTCGCCTTGAAGCTTCGGAGGTTAGGGCGAAGGAGGAGATTCTCCGTTTGGGAGGGGAGAATGCTAGCATTAAGGAAGAACTCCGTCAGTGGCCGGAGAAGCTTGGTGTGAAGGAAAAGGAGGGGGAGACTCTTCGTTCTGAGCTTAGTGCTCTTTATGAGAGGCACTATACTGAGGTGCAGACTGGAGCTGGGTTTTTGTCTTCCCCTCCAGGGTTGCAGTTGCAGAGGAGTTTGGAGGAGAGGGCTGTTGAATCATTTTGCGCCTCCGCTGCTTTTGAGGAGGAAGTTTTTCGGCGTGCCTATGCGATTCACGATGAGTTGATACTTGAGAGCCGCCGGATTCTTCGCGAGCAGCATGTTCCGGAGAATGTGGTCAAGATGATTGGCCCTGATTTTCCAGATCCGGACATGGGACTGATTGATATGCCGAGGGTAGCTGCGccccttgatgattttggtgaCTTCGAGATTATAGAGTCTTTGAACTCCCTCCAGGGAGATGATGCTCCTGGTGTTCCATGA